Genomic window (Deltaproteobacteria bacterium):
AACTCGTAAGTCTTGAGAAATTCCATGAGCTCGAGATGGTCTTCCTCGGACTCGCCCGGAAATCCGCTCATGATGGTAGTACGGATGGAGGCATGGGGTAGCATGGTCCTTATGGTCTGGACGAGGTCCTCAATGTGCTTTCGGGTGTAACCGCGTCTCATGGCCCGGAGTATCCGGTCGCTTGCATGCTGGATCGGGATGTCAAAATAGGGACAGACCGTGGGAAGACTCCCGATGGTCTCGATGAGATCTGCATGGACTCGTGCGGGATGGAGATAGAGGAGCCGAATCCAAGGGATGCCCGATTCGGCGTCAAGCATATGAAGAAGACCTTTCAGGTCGATGGATCCGTCCCGGTAGGCGGTCAGATCCTGGGCAACGAGGGTCACCTCCTTGACTCCTGAAGCCGCAAGGGATCTGGCCTCACGAAGGATCTCTTCCTGGGGAACCTGGCGCATTTTCCCCCTGAGTTTGGGTATGATGCAATAGGAACAGCTATTGGAACAACCCTCCGAGATCTTTAAATACGCCCTCCAGGGCGGCGTGGTGAGGATGCGGCCTGATGCGGTCGTTAGAATCGGGGGAGATGGGATGTGAGCATGTGAAAGGGACAATGTAGAGGCATAATCCGCCACCTTTTCATATTCACCCACTCCGAAAAACGCATCTACTTCAGGGAGTTCCTTTTTTAGATCCCTGCCATATCGCTCAACGAGACAACCCATGACCACGAGCCGCTGATCCGGTCTCTTGGAATCGGCAATTTCGAGGATCACGTCGATGGATTCGGAGACGGCGGACTCTATGAATCCGCATGTATTTACGAGAATGAACTCCGCATCTTCTTGGTTCGATACGGGTAATATCTTGATTTTACGTGAAAGAATGGCACCGAGGGTGAACTCGGTATCCACCTGGTTTTTGGGGCAGCCGAGGCTTGCCACATGGATTTTCATAGCAGAGGAGAAAGGATCAGGGACTTTACGCGCGCTTCCAGGGATGGGTCTGGATGGACGAGATACGGTTTGTTTCGTCCACATAGACTGCGATGCTCGAACCGGCCTCGATTTCGTCACCTCCGTAAAGGCCGTAGGAGGCGATGATAATGAGATCTCCGACCTCACCCTTACGGGCGGCTGCCCCGTTCAGGCATATAGCCCCAGAACCGGGCGGACCCTCGATGAGGTAAGTCTCGAAGCGTTCGCCGTTTGAGATGTTGTAGATCATGACCTGTTCGAACGGACGAAGATCTGCGGCGTCCATGAGCGTCCGGTCCACGGTGAGGCTCCCCTCGTAGGAGAGGTCCTTGTCAGTGATCCTGGCCCGGTGGATCTTGGATTTCAGGAGTGTGCGAAGCATTCGGATTCAGGCCTTCTGTTTCAGGATGATGTTGTCTATGAGCCTCGTTTTTCCCACCCAGACCGCCACGGCAAGGAGGGACGGGTCATTGAGGGGATCTTGGGGTTTGAGGTCTTCAGGGTCGCCAAGGAATATGTAGTCGATGGTTGTGTATGGATGGGAAAGGATTTCATTGGATACCGCCTCAGCTATCCTTTTGGCCGATCTTTCGCCAGAGGAAAACAGGTGCTCAGCCTTTTTGAGGGACTGGAAAAGGGAGGCGGCCGACAGACGCTCTTTCCCTGAAAGGTACTGGTTGCGCGAACTCATGGCAAGGCCGTCAGGTTCCCTGACGATGGGGTGCGAGAGGATCCTGACCGGGATATGGAGATCGCTGACCATGCGCCGAATGACAAGGAGCTGCTGGTAGTCCTTCTCCCCGAAGACGGCAAGGTCGGGCTGGACGATATTAAAGAGCATTGCCACGACTGTTGCCACCCCCTGAAAATGCCCGGGCCTTGATGCGCCACAGAGCCCTTGGCTCACCCCTTCCACCCGGATCCAGGTCTGAAAATCAGGTGGATACATGTCGGATGCATCCGGTGCGAAGATACAGTCGATCCCTGCTGATCGAGCGAGTTCCGCGTCTCTTGCCAGGTCCCTCGGATACCTGGCCAGGTCCTCTTGAGGTCCGAACTGGGCGGGATTCACGAAGATGCTCATTACGACACGATCCGCATGGACCTTAGCGGTCTGTGCGAGTGCGAGATGACCCGCGTGAAGGGCCCCCATGGTGGGGACGAGCGCAACGGTCTGGGTATCCCGTTTCCATTGGCATGACACATGATTCATCTTTGAGATGTCCCTAATAATATCCATGGCAAATCCTCACTCGCAGGGCCTGTCGAAACCGCAGCCGTTTTCGCCCAAAAGGGGATCTGGAAAATCGAGGCTTGCTGGCACCTCTTTGGAGCAGACGGTGGTGATAAATGAAAGGATCTCCCGATCACCCCTGATGAAGGAAAATCCATCCGGGTTTTCCACCACAAGGACGGGGACCGTCTCGATTCCAAGGATCCTGAGCGCCGAGACGTTTATTTCCGGGTGGTATGCGAGGGTTGGTGTGAGACCAGGGAGGAAATCAGGTGGGATGCGTTCGATGGGGTTGAAGTGGATCTCGCAGGATGTGCACCGTTCGAGGGCCTCGAGGACGACGGTTTGACAATGGGGGCAGTCCTTGGAAAAGACAAGATAGGCCCTTCGGGTAGGGGCATTGCAGGACCGGACGGCAAAGGTCCCGTTCTCAAGGGTAAGCGGCAACTGCCCTGATGAATGAGGGGTCCATGTAAGGAGGGGAAATAGGGTGAGAATGGTGCCCATGATTACCCCCCCTGCCATGGTCTGCTGGAGACCGGCAAATATGTTCATGCTGACGATGAGAAAAAGGATCAAGAGGCAGTATGCGCAATATTCCCCGGCGTAAAAGGCCTGGTATCCCAGCAGGACGCCCTCGGCGGCAAGCCCCGAAAGTAGCAGGAGGCGGAGAAGGGCGCTTGGAATGGGGGTTTTTGCCCACCGAAAGGACAGGAGGGCAACTAAAAGAAAATAGAGGACGCCCATGGCGTTGAACGTGTTTTGGGGTACGGCCGTGAGGCCTTCCACGATCCTGCAGCCTTCGTTCGGACAATAGGGCTCCCCACGGATGAGAAAGAGGCCGATCTGGATGACGGTGACAAAGGTCCCAAAAAGGGCAAAAATGAAGATCGAAGCCCGCTGGAACCCGCCGGGTGGCCTCAGTGTGTAATGACGTTCACTCGGTTGATAAAGATACATGCTCCCTTTATCATCCCCTTTTTCCCGTAAAGAGCAGGCCTATCACCTCATCGAAACGGGATACCCCATGAAATGAGATTTCCTTTTTTACGTTCTCCGGGATATCATCCAGATCCGCCAGATTTTTTTTGGGTAATATCACATCCTTGATTCCGGCCCGGCGGGCGGCAAGCACCTTTTCCTTGATCCCGCCCACCTGAAGGATCGAACCCCGGAGGGTCACCTCCCCGGTCATGGCAACATGAGGATTTATGGGGTGATCCGTGAAAAGGGATACGATGGCGCATGCAATGGCAATGCCTGCAGAAGGGCCGTCCTTTGGGACAGCGCCCGCTGGGACGTGTATATGTACGTCCTGATCCGCAAACTTTTCGGCAGGTATGCCAAGATCCCCTGCCTTGGATTTCACAAGGCTCAGCGCCGCCTGGGCCGATTCCCGCATGACGTCCCCGAGTTTGCCGGTCAGTATCAGACCTCCCTTGCCGGCCACACGCGTGGCCTCGATAAAGAGGATGTCACCACCGGTCGGCGTCCATGCAAGCCCTGTGGACACACCAGGGATCCGGGCCCTCTCCGCCAGCTCGTGGGTGAATCTGGGCCTGCCCAGGTACTCGGCAAGGGATTTGACCCCGACTGAGACGCCTTTCACCTCGTCCTGAGCGATCTTTCTGGCGACCCCGCGGCAGACGGCGGCGATCTCCCTTTCCAGATTCCTCACCCCTGATTCCCTCGTGTAGGCCTCGGCGATGCGGATGATGGCGGCCTTGGAGAACCGGAGGTGAGATCCGGTGAGTCCGTGGGCCTCGAGCTGGCGGGGAATGATGTGGCGCCGGGCGATCTCGTACTTCTCTTCCAGTGTGTAGCCTGAGAGTTCTATGACCTCCATCCTGTCGAGAAGCGGCGCCGGGATCGTGTCGAGGACATTGGCCGTTGTGATGAATATGGCCTTTGAGAGATCGAAAGGAACGCCCAGGTAGTGATCCGTGAATGTGGAGTTCTGCTCCGGGTCAAGGACCTCGAGGAGGGCGGACGAGGGGTCTCCACGAAAATCCGTCCCGATTTTGTCGATTTCATCCAGGAGGAACACGGGATTTTTCACCTTTGTCTTTCTGAGTCCTTGGATAAAGCGGCCCGGGAGGGCGCCGACATAGGTCCTTCGGTGTCCTCGGATCTCGGCCTCGTCCCTCACTCCGCCCAGAGAGATCCGGTGAAAGGCCCGCCCCAGGGCCTTTGCTATGGATCTGCCCAGGGAGGTCTTTCCTGTCCCAGGAGGGCCGACAAAGCAAAGGAGCGGGCCCTTGTGTGAGGGGTTGAGCTTTCGGACGGCCAGATATTCAATTATACGCCTCTTTACCTTGTCGAGGTCGTAGTGATCCGCGTCGAGGATGGTTTGGGCGTAGTCGAGATCCAGGCGATCTTTTGTCTCCTCGTTCCAGGGAAGATCGACAATCCAGTCAATGAACGTCCTGGCAACGGTATATTCCGAGGAGGACGGGTGCATCCGGGCAAGTCGCTCGATCTCGCGCAAGCCCTCGTCCCGGACCTCATCAGGAAGGTTCTTGTCCCTGAGTTTCTGTTCGAGTTCCGCAAGTTCCGGCGCCTCTCCGCCGGTTTCCCCAAGTTCCTCCCTGATGGCCTTGAGCTGCTCACGAAGGAAGAATTCCCTCTGGCTCTTGTCCACCTGATCCTTCACGCGGGACTGGATCTTGTGGCCGAGTTCCAGGATCTCTACCTGATGAGTGAGGATCTTGAGGGTATTCCTGAGGCGTTTTCTCACGTCCACGGCATCGAGGATGCCCTGTCTTTCCTCTTTCGATATGTTCAGGTGGCTGATGGCGATGTCGGCAAGGGCTCCTGGTGAGTCTATGGATGAGATGAGACCGGCGAGCTCGCTCGGCATGTTCGGCGAGAGCTCCATCATGCGTGAAAAGACCTGTTTTACATTGGCTGCGAGCGCGAGGGTCTCCATATCCGTTTGAGCTATGTCCTCGACCGGCTCCATTCTGGCCTTGATGTAAGGCCTTTCCTGTGTGACTTCCCGGACCAGGGCGCGGGTGATCCCCTGGATCATGAGCTTGGCATGACCTTCGTCATTCTTGGTCATGCGAAGGATGAGGCAGATGGTTCCGGTCTTTGCAAGCGACAATGTATCCGTCACAGGATCCTTCTTTGTCATGACAATGGCGATGGTGCGGTCCGAGGCGAGGGAATCGTCAATGAGCTTCACGTGGTTGGGGTCATCCACGATCCAGGGAACTACCATGTGGGGAAAGAGGATGAGATTTTCCGTAGGCAAGACGGGAAGTTCGCGTATGGTTACCGACGTGTTGTTATTTTCAACTGCTGTGTTTTTCATGTAAGTCTCGTGGGATCATTCTACAGTTTCTATGGAGATGCTTCGAGAGGATGGCGGAGATTTTTTCCCGATCTTTACAACGAGAAGACCGTTTTCATATCTGGCAGACATGTGTTCGGGGTCTGGGGCCCACGGCAGTGCTACCTGACGCTCGAATCTCCCGTACTCGATCTCGATCCTGTGAAACAGCTTTCGCTCCTCCCCGCCGGG
Coding sequences:
- the rimO gene encoding 30S ribosomal protein S12 methylthiotransferase RimO, with amino-acid sequence MKIHVASLGCPKNQVDTEFTLGAILSRKIKILPVSNQEDAEFILVNTCGFIESAVSESIDVILEIADSKRPDQRLVVMGCLVERYGRDLKKELPEVDAFFGVGEYEKVADYASTLSLSHAHIPSPPILTTASGRILTTPPWRAYLKISEGCSNSCSYCIIPKLRGKMRQVPQEEILREARSLAASGVKEVTLVAQDLTAYRDGSIDLKGLLHMLDAESGIPWIRLLYLHPARVHADLIETIGSLPTVCPYFDIPIQHASDRILRAMRRGYTRKHIEDLVQTIRTMLPHASIRTTIMSGFPGESEEDHLELMEFLKTYEFDHVGVFPYSDEEESLSASLPEKVDPGTVQNRVRDIMTMQKGISQKRNRRYVHTVQDVLIEGVSEETDLLLVGRTRFQAQDIDGQVYITAGTTKPGHIVKVRITKSHVHDLVGEIIT
- a CDS encoding aspartate 1-decarboxylase, which gives rise to MLRTLLKSKIHRARITDKDLSYEGSLTVDRTLMDAADLRPFEQVMIYNISNGERFETYLIEGPPGSGAICLNGAAARKGEVGDLIIIASYGLYGGDEIEAGSSIAVYVDETNRISSIQTHPWKRA
- the panC gene encoding pantoate--beta-alanine ligase yields the protein MDIIRDISKMNHVSCQWKRDTQTVALVPTMGALHAGHLALAQTAKVHADRVVMSIFVNPAQFGPQEDLARYPRDLARDAELARSAGIDCIFAPDASDMYPPDFQTWIRVEGVSQGLCGASRPGHFQGVATVVAMLFNIVQPDLAVFGEKDYQQLLVIRRMVSDLHIPVRILSHPIVREPDGLAMSSRNQYLSGKERLSAASLFQSLKKAEHLFSSGERSAKRIAEAVSNEILSHPYTTIDYIFLGDPEDLKPQDPLNDPSLLAVAVWVGKTRLIDNIILKQKA
- the lon gene encoding endopeptidase La, which codes for MKNTAVENNNTSVTIRELPVLPTENLILFPHMVVPWIVDDPNHVKLIDDSLASDRTIAIVMTKKDPVTDTLSLAKTGTICLILRMTKNDEGHAKLMIQGITRALVREVTQERPYIKARMEPVEDIAQTDMETLALAANVKQVFSRMMELSPNMPSELAGLISSIDSPGALADIAISHLNISKEERQGILDAVDVRKRLRNTLKILTHQVEILELGHKIQSRVKDQVDKSQREFFLREQLKAIREELGETGGEAPELAELEQKLRDKNLPDEVRDEGLREIERLARMHPSSSEYTVARTFIDWIVDLPWNEETKDRLDLDYAQTILDADHYDLDKVKRRIIEYLAVRKLNPSHKGPLLCFVGPPGTGKTSLGRSIAKALGRAFHRISLGGVRDEAEIRGHRRTYVGALPGRFIQGLRKTKVKNPVFLLDEIDKIGTDFRGDPSSALLEVLDPEQNSTFTDHYLGVPFDLSKAIFITTANVLDTIPAPLLDRMEVIELSGYTLEEKYEIARRHIIPRQLEAHGLTGSHLRFSKAAIIRIAEAYTRESGVRNLEREIAAVCRGVARKIAQDEVKGVSVGVKSLAEYLGRPRFTHELAERARIPGVSTGLAWTPTGGDILFIEATRVAGKGGLILTGKLGDVMRESAQAALSLVKSKAGDLGIPAEKFADQDVHIHVPAGAVPKDGPSAGIAIACAIVSLFTDHPINPHVAMTGEVTLRGSILQVGGIKEKVLAARRAGIKDVILPKKNLADLDDIPENVKKEISFHGVSRFDEVIGLLFTGKRG